In the Ramlibacter tataouinensis TTB310 genome, one interval contains:
- a CDS encoding amino acid ABC transporter permease — translation MRTFGFPEFLFILEAARWTIGLSLMAFVGGALGGLLVALARTSENGLARAVSTAFVQVFQGTPLLLQLFLIFFGAPVLGWDVNPWVAAGIALILNTSAFLGEIWRGCIQAIPRGQWEAAEALGLRYAARMRDVILPQAFKIALPPTVGYLVQVIKGTSLAAIIGFTEVTRAGQIINNATFQPLVVFSVVALIYFALCWPLSLLAGRMERRRAAALAR, via the coding sequence ATGCGCACCTTCGGCTTCCCCGAGTTCCTGTTCATCCTGGAAGCGGCCCGGTGGACCATCGGCCTGTCGCTGATGGCCTTCGTCGGCGGCGCCCTCGGCGGCCTGCTGGTGGCGCTGGCGCGCACCAGCGAGAACGGCCTGGCGCGCGCCGTCTCCACCGCCTTCGTGCAGGTGTTCCAGGGCACGCCGCTGCTGCTGCAGCTGTTCCTGATCTTCTTCGGCGCGCCGGTGCTGGGCTGGGACGTCAACCCCTGGGTGGCCGCCGGAATCGCGCTGATCCTCAACACCAGCGCCTTCCTGGGCGAGATCTGGCGCGGCTGCATCCAGGCCATCCCGCGCGGCCAGTGGGAGGCCGCCGAGGCGCTGGGCCTGCGCTACGCGGCGCGCATGCGCGACGTGATCCTGCCGCAGGCCTTCAAGATCGCGCTGCCGCCCACCGTGGGCTACCTGGTGCAGGTGATCAAGGGGACCTCGCTGGCCGCCATCATCGGCTTTACCGAGGTCACGCGCGCCGGCCAGATCATCAACAACGCCACCTTCCAGCCGCTGGTCGTCTTCAGCGTGGTGGCCCTCATCTACTTCGCCCTGTGCTGGCCGCTGTCGCTGCTGGCCGGGCGGATGGAGCGCCGCCGGGCGGCGGCACTGGCCCGCTGA
- a CDS encoding Lrp/AsnC family transcriptional regulator — protein MQLDSIDLRILAELQQDGSLSNVELARRVHLSPSPCLARVKALQAAGVIQRYVALADPKAVGLGLNVFISISLKEQSRGSLAEFERRIAEHDEVMECYLMTGDSDYLIRVALADIAALERFILNQLTPIPGIEKIRSSFALKQVRYKTALPLPA, from the coding sequence ATGCAACTGGACAGCATCGACCTGCGCATCCTGGCCGAGCTGCAGCAGGACGGTTCCCTGAGCAACGTGGAGCTGGCGCGGCGGGTGCACCTGTCGCCCTCGCCCTGCCTGGCCCGCGTCAAGGCCCTGCAGGCGGCGGGCGTGATCCAGCGCTATGTGGCGCTGGCCGACCCCAAGGCCGTGGGCCTGGGCTTGAACGTGTTCATCTCCATCAGCCTGAAGGAGCAGTCGCGCGGCTCGCTGGCCGAGTTCGAGCGCCGCATCGCCGAGCACGACGAGGTGATGGAGTGCTACCTGATGACCGGCGACAGCGACTACCTGATCCGCGTGGCGCTGGCCGACATCGCCGCACTGGAGCGCTTCATCCTGAACCAGCTGACGCCCATCCCCGGCATCGAGAAGATCCGCTCCAGCTTCGCGCTCAAGCAGGTGCGCTACAAGACGGCGCTGCCGCTGCCGGCATGA
- the ftsH gene encoding ATP-dependent zinc metalloprotease FtsH, producing MNASQNPAKPTVPPGTKPNPLGSRLPPRKALGLFALLFLVNYLLMRFLFPGEQPVTVPYTEFRQQVAAGNVTALYSRGTTIEGRFKQPVTWPTPEEVKQAGQPPRPTTLDRRLLPPPRTSAYFNTELPAFFDRGLEDFLIRHGVEISAVPIQQGGLWTTLLYFGPALLIIGFYVWMYRRAAQGGGVGGMGGMFGIGRSKAKRYDAGDPANRITFNDVAGIDEAEAELVEIVDFLKAPDKYTRLGGTAPKGVLLIGSPGTGKTLLAKAVAGEAGVPFFSMSAAEFVEMIVGVGAARVRDLFKQARESAPAIIFIDEIDAIGRARGGIAFGGGHSEQEQTLQQILTEMDGFSGREGIIVLAATNTPDVLDRALLRPGRFDRRVVVNLPDKAGREAILRVHVRKVPLAGDVRLEELAQATPGFSGADLQNLVNEAALLAARRNEAAVAHKDFLDALEKIVLGPERPLLLSPQDRERIAYHEGGHAILGLVVPGADPVHRVSIVPRGQALGVTYQRPQTDRYNYPEAYLRARIIGMLGGRAAEEVVYGTRTTGAENDIEQATQLARSMVTRWGMSDAVGMVQLAPRENRFLGTAAGVGGDKPFSEQTAALVDAEVQRIIQGCHEEAQRRLREHRPALDALVRALLNQETLSEEEILRVTGLPPAPQLEGAPLRQGT from the coding sequence ATGAACGCTTCGCAGAACCCCGCCAAGCCCACCGTCCCGCCGGGCACCAAGCCGAATCCGCTGGGCAGCCGCCTGCCGCCGCGCAAGGCGCTGGGGCTGTTCGCGCTGCTGTTCCTGGTCAACTACCTGCTGATGCGCTTCCTGTTCCCCGGGGAGCAGCCGGTCACCGTGCCGTACACCGAGTTCCGCCAGCAGGTGGCGGCGGGCAACGTCACCGCCCTGTACAGCCGCGGCACCACGATCGAAGGCCGCTTCAAGCAGCCCGTCACCTGGCCCACGCCCGAGGAGGTCAAGCAGGCCGGCCAGCCGCCGCGCCCGACCACGCTGGACCGCCGGCTGCTGCCGCCACCGCGCACCTCGGCCTACTTCAACACCGAGCTGCCGGCCTTCTTCGACCGCGGCCTGGAGGACTTCCTGATCCGCCACGGCGTGGAGATCAGCGCGGTGCCGATCCAGCAGGGCGGGCTATGGACCACGCTGCTGTACTTCGGCCCGGCGCTGCTCATCATCGGCTTCTACGTCTGGATGTACCGCCGCGCGGCGCAGGGCGGCGGGGTCGGCGGCATGGGCGGCATGTTCGGCATCGGCCGCAGCAAGGCCAAGCGCTACGACGCGGGCGACCCCGCCAACCGGATCACCTTCAACGACGTGGCCGGCATCGACGAGGCCGAAGCCGAACTGGTGGAGATCGTCGATTTCCTCAAGGCGCCCGACAAGTACACGCGCCTGGGCGGCACCGCGCCCAAGGGCGTGCTGCTGATCGGCTCGCCGGGCACCGGCAAGACGCTGCTGGCCAAGGCGGTGGCCGGCGAGGCGGGCGTGCCCTTCTTCTCGATGAGCGCGGCCGAGTTCGTGGAGATGATCGTGGGCGTGGGCGCGGCCCGCGTGCGTGACCTGTTCAAGCAGGCGCGCGAGAGCGCGCCGGCCATCATCTTCATCGACGAGATCGACGCCATCGGCCGCGCGCGCGGCGGCATCGCCTTCGGCGGCGGCCACAGCGAGCAGGAGCAGACGCTGCAGCAGATCCTCACCGAGATGGACGGCTTCTCCGGCCGCGAAGGGATCATCGTGCTGGCGGCCACCAACACGCCCGACGTGCTGGACCGCGCGCTGCTGCGGCCGGGCCGCTTCGACCGGCGCGTGGTGGTCAACCTGCCGGACAAGGCCGGCCGCGAGGCCATCCTGCGCGTGCACGTGCGCAAGGTCCCGCTGGCCGGCGACGTGCGGCTGGAGGAGCTGGCCCAGGCCACGCCGGGCTTCTCGGGCGCGGACCTGCAGAACCTGGTGAACGAGGCCGCGCTGCTGGCCGCGCGCCGCAACGAGGCCGCGGTGGCGCACAAGGACTTCCTGGATGCGCTGGAGAAGATCGTGCTGGGCCCGGAGCGGCCGCTGCTGCTGTCGCCGCAGGACCGCGAGCGCATCGCCTACCACGAGGGCGGCCATGCCATCCTGGGCCTGGTGGTGCCGGGCGCCGACCCGGTGCACCGCGTGAGCATCGTGCCGCGCGGCCAGGCGCTGGGCGTCACCTACCAGCGGCCGCAGACCGACCGCTACAACTACCCCGAGGCCTACCTGCGCGCCCGCATCATCGGCATGCTGGGCGGCCGCGCCGCCGAGGAGGTGGTGTACGGCACCCGGACCACCGGCGCGGAGAACGACATCGAGCAGGCCACCCAGCTGGCGCGCAGCATGGTCACGCGCTGGGGCATGAGCGACGCGGTCGGCATGGTGCAGCTCGCGCCGCGCGAGAACCGCTTCCTCGGCACCGCGGCCGGCGTGGGCGGCGACAAGCCGTTCAGCGAGCAGACCGCGGCGCTGGTGGATGCGGAGGTGCAGCGCATCATCCAGGGCTGCCACGAGGAGGCCCAGCGGCGGCTGCGCGAGCACCGGCCGGCGCTGGACGCGCTGGTGAGGGCGCTGCTGAACCAGGAGACGCTGTCGGAGGAGGAGATCCTGCGGGTCACCGGCCTGCCGCCCGCGCCGCAGCTGGAAGGGGCGCCGTTGCGACAAGGGACCTGA
- a CDS encoding amino acid ABC transporter permease, translating into MNYDFQFDAVFAAWPLLLRGTWITIQLSLTATVLGLGVAIACAWAKTSGPAPLRWGVNAYIELIRNTPFLVQLFFFFFALPALGLRWSAHAAALVAMVVNLGAYATEIIRAGIESIPRGQIEAGLALNLKRHQVFRFIVLKPALKAIYPALTSQFILLMLSSAVVSAISADDLTSVAANLQSQTFRSFEIYIVVAGIYLALALAFSGLFRLVYRLALNYPDRR; encoded by the coding sequence TTGAACTACGACTTCCAGTTCGACGCCGTCTTCGCCGCCTGGCCTTTGTTGCTGCGCGGCACCTGGATCACGATCCAGCTCTCGCTCACGGCCACCGTGCTGGGCCTGGGCGTGGCCATCGCCTGCGCCTGGGCCAAGACCTCGGGACCGGCGCCGCTGCGCTGGGGGGTCAATGCCTACATCGAGCTGATCCGCAACACGCCGTTCCTGGTGCAGCTGTTCTTCTTTTTCTTCGCGCTGCCCGCGCTGGGGCTGCGCTGGTCGGCCCACGCCGCGGCGCTGGTGGCCATGGTGGTCAACCTGGGCGCCTACGCCACCGAGATCATCCGCGCAGGCATCGAGTCCATCCCGCGCGGCCAGATCGAGGCCGGCCTGGCGCTCAACCTCAAGCGCCACCAGGTGTTCCGCTTCATCGTGCTCAAGCCCGCGCTCAAGGCCATCTACCCGGCGCTCACCAGCCAGTTCATCCTGCTGATGCTGAGTTCGGCCGTGGTGTCCGCCATCTCCGCCGACGACCTGACCTCGGTGGCGGCCAACCTGCAGTCGCAGACCTTCCGCAGCTTCGAGATCTACATCGTGGTGGCCGGCATCTACCTGGCGCTGGCGCTGGCCTTCTCGGGCCTGTTCCGGCTGGTCTACCGCCTGGCCCTCAACTACCCGGACCGCCGCTGA
- a CDS encoding amino acid ABC transporter ATP-binding protein: MNRQVDAKAEPIIRLEGVEKWFGKFQVLSAIDLRVAAGERIVVCGPSGSGKSTLIRCINGLEAVNKGRILVDGIDLTGGRRSIDKVRAEVGMVFQQFNLFPHLTILQNCTLAPMRTRGVSREEAEATAMKFLTRVRIPDQAHKYPSQLSGGQQQRVAIARALCMTPRVMLFDEPTSALDPEMVKEVLDTMISLAEEGMTMLCVTHEMGFARSVADRVIFMADGRIVEEAPPQQFFTRPQHEKTRNFLGQILSSHHQPSAA; the protein is encoded by the coding sequence ATGAACCGCCAGGTCGACGCCAAGGCCGAGCCCATCATCCGCCTCGAAGGCGTGGAGAAGTGGTTCGGCAAGTTCCAGGTGCTGTCCGCCATCGACCTGCGGGTCGCCGCCGGAGAGCGCATCGTGGTGTGCGGGCCCTCGGGCTCGGGCAAGTCCACCCTGATCCGCTGCATCAACGGCCTGGAGGCGGTGAACAAGGGCCGCATCCTGGTGGACGGCATCGACCTGACCGGCGGCAGGCGCAGCATCGACAAGGTGCGCGCCGAGGTCGGCATGGTGTTCCAGCAGTTCAACCTGTTCCCGCACCTCACCATCCTGCAGAACTGCACGCTGGCGCCCATGCGCACCCGCGGCGTGAGCCGCGAGGAGGCCGAGGCCACGGCGATGAAGTTCCTCACCCGGGTGCGCATCCCGGACCAGGCGCACAAGTACCCCAGCCAGCTCTCGGGCGGGCAGCAGCAGCGCGTGGCGATCGCCCGGGCGCTGTGCATGACGCCGCGCGTCATGCTGTTCGACGAGCCCACCTCGGCGCTGGACCCCGAGATGGTCAAGGAAGTGCTGGACACCATGATCAGCCTGGCCGAGGAGGGCATGACCATGCTGTGCGTGACGCACGAGATGGGCTTCGCCCGCAGCGTCGCCGACCGCGTGATCTTCATGGCCGATGGGCGCATCGTGGAGGAGGCGCCGCCGCAGCAGTTCTTCACCCGGCCGCAGCACGAGAAGACGCGCAACTTCCTGGGCCAGATCCTGAGCTCGCACCACCAGCCGTCGGCCGCCTGA
- a CDS encoding transporter substrate-binding domain-containing protein — translation MHHFSRRAFAALGLAATATLAALAAAPAWAQAPEEIRKKGEVTVGLLVDFPPYGTTNAQNQPDGYDADVARLLGKEWGVKVNLMPVTGPNRIPFLLTNKVDLLIASLAVTPERAKQVQFSQPYSAATIVLFGGKKASIKAPADLKNVRVGVARASTQDVALTAMAPQGTEIRRFDDDASAMQALISGQVDAIGCSTTVAAQINKRQPGAFEPKFVLRQQEMAVAMRPGQEPLLKAVNEFVAKNTANGELNKLYRKWLETDLPKMQ, via the coding sequence ATGCACCACTTCTCCCGCCGCGCCTTCGCCGCCCTCGGCCTGGCCGCCACCGCCACCCTCGCAGCCCTGGCCGCCGCGCCCGCCTGGGCCCAGGCCCCGGAAGAGATCAGGAAGAAGGGCGAGGTCACCGTCGGCCTGCTCGTGGACTTCCCGCCCTACGGCACCACCAACGCGCAGAACCAGCCCGACGGCTACGACGCCGACGTGGCGCGCCTGCTGGGCAAGGAGTGGGGCGTCAAGGTGAACCTGATGCCGGTGACCGGACCGAACCGCATCCCCTTCCTGCTGACCAACAAGGTCGACCTGCTGATCGCCTCCCTGGCCGTGACGCCCGAGCGCGCCAAGCAGGTGCAGTTCTCCCAGCCTTATTCCGCCGCCACCATCGTGCTGTTCGGCGGGAAGAAGGCCAGCATCAAGGCGCCGGCCGACCTGAAGAACGTGCGCGTGGGTGTCGCCCGCGCCAGCACCCAGGACGTGGCGCTGACCGCGATGGCGCCCCAGGGCACGGAGATCCGCCGCTTCGACGACGACGCCTCGGCCATGCAGGCCCTGATCTCCGGCCAGGTCGACGCGATCGGCTGCTCCACCACCGTGGCCGCCCAGATCAACAAGCGCCAGCCCGGCGCCTTCGAGCCCAAGTTCGTGCTGCGCCAGCAGGAGATGGCGGTCGCCATGCGCCCCGGCCAGGAGCCGCTGCTCAAGGCCGTGAACGAGTTCGTGGCCAAGAACACGGCCAACGGCGAGCTGAACAAGCTGTACCGCAAGTGGCTGGAGACCGACCTGCCGAAGATGCAGTAA
- a CDS encoding sugar phosphate isomerase/epimerase family protein, with the protein MQQVLISLGSFGAAEVRRHGQLWFTRLAQAAGADGVEVRGELLNDAGAELPAIAEAAARRGSALVYSSPDGLWAGDGSLDGAALERALQATRALGATRLKISIGGFGAASAGSFAQLAAALAGRGIELVIENDQTVAAGTLAALQAFFAQAQAAGLPLGMTFDMGNWHWTGECPLEAARACGPRVAYVHCKGVQRQPHRWVAVPLAESAAPWRAVLRTLPRGLPWAIEYPLQGDDLLAVTREQVARLREVSATLEAAA; encoded by the coding sequence ATGCAGCAGGTCCTGATCTCGCTGGGTTCGTTCGGCGCGGCCGAGGTGCGCCGCCACGGCCAGCTGTGGTTCACCCGGCTGGCTCAGGCCGCCGGCGCCGACGGCGTGGAGGTGCGCGGCGAGCTGCTGAACGACGCCGGCGCCGAGCTGCCCGCCATCGCCGAGGCGGCGGCGCGCCGCGGCTCGGCCCTGGTCTATTCCAGCCCCGACGGCTTGTGGGCCGGCGACGGCTCGCTCGACGGCGCGGCCCTGGAGCGCGCGCTGCAGGCCACGCGGGCGCTGGGCGCGACGCGCCTGAAGATATCCATCGGCGGCTTCGGCGCCGCCTCGGCCGGCAGCTTCGCGCAGCTGGCGGCCGCCCTGGCCGGGCGCGGCATCGAGCTGGTGATCGAGAACGACCAGACCGTCGCCGCCGGCACCCTGGCCGCGCTGCAGGCCTTCTTCGCCCAGGCCCAGGCCGCCGGCCTGCCGCTGGGCATGACCTTCGACATGGGCAACTGGCACTGGACCGGTGAATGCCCGCTGGAGGCGGCCCGCGCCTGCGGTCCGCGCGTCGCCTACGTGCACTGCAAGGGCGTGCAGCGCCAGCCGCACCGCTGGGTCGCGGTGCCGCTGGCCGAATCGGCCGCGCCCTGGCGCGCGGTGCTGCGCACGCTGCCGCGCGGGCTGCCCTGGGCCATCGAGTACCCGCTGCAGGGCGACGACCTGCTGGCCGTGACGCGCGAGCAGGTCGCCCGGCTGCGCGAGGTGTCCGCCACCCTGGAGGCTGCGGCATGA
- a CDS encoding LacI family DNA-binding transcriptional regulator, with protein MPAPAVPSLPPAAPDAGLRATIADVARRAGVSKATVSRFLNRRDELLTPEIARRVEAAIAELGYSPSPMAQALKRGRSRLIGLVVADVTNPFSVAVLRGAEKACQQAGYLLMLFNLGDDADRERDAIEALVAYQVEGLILNTLGRDERAVAAAARSGRPVVLVDRRHAEMQADFVSLDNAGAVRLAARHLVDAGWDELLFVSEPVAGVSSRQEREAAFRAFVADAAGIAGRSVESWAGGAEALAQALRDLRARGRRPAVLASNAVVTLRVAEAVAALGWRFGGDLGFVGIDETEWAPLVGPGLSTVAQPTDALGRLATACLLERLQGLTVPPRQILLPGQLVARRSSLGTQA; from the coding sequence ATGCCTGCACCTGCCGTTCCGTCCTTGCCGCCTGCCGCCCCCGACGCGGGCCTGCGCGCCACCATCGCCGACGTTGCCCGGCGCGCCGGGGTCTCCAAGGCCACGGTCTCGCGCTTCCTGAACCGGCGCGACGAGCTGCTGACGCCGGAGATCGCGCGCCGGGTGGAGGCGGCCATCGCCGAGCTGGGCTACTCGCCCAGCCCCATGGCCCAGGCCCTCAAGCGCGGGCGCTCGCGCCTGATCGGCCTGGTGGTGGCCGACGTGACCAACCCGTTCTCGGTGGCCGTGCTGCGCGGCGCCGAGAAGGCCTGCCAGCAGGCCGGCTACCTGCTGATGCTGTTCAACCTGGGCGACGACGCCGACCGCGAACGCGACGCCATCGAGGCGCTGGTGGCCTACCAGGTCGAAGGCCTGATCCTCAACACCCTGGGCCGCGACGAGCGGGCGGTGGCCGCCGCCGCGCGCAGCGGCCGGCCGGTGGTGCTGGTGGACCGCCGCCACGCCGAGATGCAGGCCGACTTCGTTTCGCTGGACAACGCCGGCGCGGTGCGGCTGGCAGCCCGGCACCTGGTGGACGCCGGCTGGGACGAGCTGCTGTTCGTCAGCGAGCCGGTGGCCGGGGTCAGCTCGCGCCAGGAGCGCGAGGCGGCGTTCCGCGCCTTCGTGGCGGATGCCGCGGGCATCGCCGGCCGCAGCGTCGAGTCCTGGGCGGGCGGCGCCGAGGCGCTGGCCCAGGCGCTGCGCGACCTGCGCGCCCGGGGACGGCGGCCCGCCGTGCTGGCCAGCAATGCGGTGGTCACCCTGCGCGTGGCCGAGGCGGTGGCGGCGCTGGGCTGGCGCTTCGGCGGCGACCTGGGCTTCGTCGGCATCGACGAGACCGAATGGGCGCCGCTGGTGGGCCCGGGCCTGAGCACCGTGGCCCAGCCCACCGACGCGCTGGGGCGGCTGGCCACGGCCTGCCTGCTGGAACGCCTGCAGGGGCTGACGGTGCCGCCGCGGCAGATCCTGCTGCCGGGGCAACTGGTGGCGCGGCGCTCTTCCTTGGGCACGCAAGCCTAG
- the mdeB gene encoding alpha-ketoglutarate dehydrogenase produces MTDHSITRFLLADGRNDTDPTETAEWRDALLSLVAVQGPARARHILDELAALARGPHIAWSPELVTPYVNTIPVDRQPVFPGDLAIEEKLASLMRWNALALVARANAAYGELGGHIASYASAADLFEVGFNHFFRAGNPAHGGDLVFFQPHSAPGVYARAFLEGRLTQQDLAHYRQEITAPQHGARGLSSYPHPWLMPDFWQFPTGSMGLGPISSIYHARFMRYLTHRNLLDCGARKVWGVFGDGEMDEPESMSALTLASREKLDNLVWVVNCNLQRLDGPVRGNGRIVDELEKLFRGAGWNVVKLLWGSDWDGLFARDAQGALLRAFAHTVDGQMQTFAAKDGRFNRDNFFGQNEQLQRLAQGMTDEQIDRLKRGGHDLVKIHAAYAAAAAHEGQPTVILAHTKKGYGMGTAGQGRMTTHSQKKLDEAALLEFRNRFNLPLSDEQARNLEFFKPAEDSAEMRYLHQRRAALGGHMPRRESASPVLPVPQLASYAQFATQAGGKEMSTTMAFVRLLGNLLKDPQLGPRIVPIVADEARTFGMANLFKQVGIYSSVGQRYEPEDIGSVLSYREALDGQILEEGISEAGAIASWTAAATSYSVHGFPMLPFYIYYSMFGFQRVGDAIWAAADQRARGFLLGATSGRTTLGGEGLQHQDGSSHLVAATIPNCKAWDPAFAGEMAVIVDHGMHEMLVEQQDVFHYITLMNENYAQPDLPEGAQEGIIRGCYRFAGYPPAAPGAPAGDTVTLLGSGAILTEVIRAAQQLAAEGIACEVYSVTSWSELARDGIACEQRALRGEAHTEPYLRGLLAAGRGPIVAATDYVRAVPEQVRAFLPEGRRYLTLGTDGFGRSDTRAALRAFFGVDAAHIARAARHALGR; encoded by the coding sequence ATGACCGACCACAGCATCACCCGCTTCCTGTTGGCCGACGGCCGCAACGACACCGATCCCACCGAAACCGCCGAATGGCGCGACGCGCTGCTGTCGCTGGTGGCGGTCCAGGGCCCGGCACGGGCCCGCCATATCCTGGACGAGCTGGCGGCGCTGGCGCGCGGCCCGCACATCGCCTGGTCGCCCGAGCTGGTCACGCCCTACGTCAACACCATCCCGGTGGACCGGCAGCCGGTGTTCCCCGGCGACCTGGCCATCGAGGAGAAGCTGGCCTCGCTGATGCGCTGGAACGCGCTGGCCCTGGTGGCCCGGGCCAACGCCGCCTACGGCGAGCTGGGCGGCCACATCGCCAGCTACGCCAGCGCCGCCGACCTGTTCGAGGTGGGCTTCAACCATTTCTTCCGGGCCGGCAACCCCGCCCACGGCGGCGACCTGGTGTTCTTCCAGCCGCACAGCGCGCCGGGCGTGTACGCGCGGGCCTTCCTCGAGGGGCGCCTGACGCAGCAGGACCTGGCGCATTACCGCCAGGAGATCACCGCGCCCCAGCACGGCGCCCGCGGCCTCTCCAGCTACCCGCATCCCTGGCTGATGCCGGACTTCTGGCAGTTCCCCACCGGCTCCATGGGCCTGGGGCCGATCAGCTCGATCTACCACGCGCGCTTCATGCGCTACCTCACGCACCGCAACCTGCTCGACTGCGGCGCCCGCAAGGTCTGGGGCGTGTTCGGCGACGGCGAGATGGACGAGCCCGAGAGCATGAGCGCGCTCACCCTGGCCTCGCGCGAGAAGCTGGACAACCTGGTGTGGGTGGTCAACTGCAACCTGCAGCGGCTGGACGGCCCGGTGCGCGGCAACGGCCGCATCGTCGACGAGCTGGAAAAGCTGTTCCGCGGCGCAGGCTGGAACGTGGTCAAGCTGCTGTGGGGCAGCGACTGGGACGGCCTGTTCGCGCGCGATGCCCAGGGCGCGCTGCTGCGCGCCTTCGCGCACACGGTGGACGGGCAGATGCAGACCTTCGCCGCCAAGGACGGCCGCTTCAACCGCGACAACTTCTTCGGCCAGAACGAGCAGCTGCAGCGGCTGGCCCAGGGCATGACCGACGAGCAGATCGACCGGCTCAAGCGCGGCGGCCACGACCTGGTGAAGATCCACGCCGCCTACGCCGCGGCGGCGGCGCACGAGGGCCAGCCCACGGTGATCCTGGCCCACACCAAGAAGGGCTACGGCATGGGCACGGCCGGCCAGGGCCGCATGACCACGCACAGCCAGAAGAAGCTGGACGAGGCGGCGCTGCTGGAATTCCGCAACCGCTTCAACCTGCCGCTGTCGGACGAGCAGGCCCGCAACCTGGAGTTCTTCAAGCCGGCCGAGGACAGCGCGGAGATGCGCTACCTGCACCAGCGCCGGGCCGCGCTGGGCGGCCACATGCCCCGGCGCGAGTCGGCCTCGCCCGTGCTGCCGGTGCCGCAGCTCGCCTCCTATGCGCAGTTCGCCACCCAGGCCGGCGGCAAGGAGATGTCGACCACCATGGCCTTCGTGCGCCTGCTGGGCAACCTGCTGAAGGACCCGCAGCTGGGGCCGCGCATCGTGCCCATCGTGGCCGACGAGGCCCGCACCTTCGGCATGGCCAACCTGTTCAAGCAGGTGGGCATCTACTCCAGCGTGGGCCAGCGCTACGAGCCGGAGGACATCGGCTCGGTGCTGTCCTACCGCGAGGCGCTGGACGGCCAGATCCTGGAGGAGGGCATCAGCGAGGCCGGCGCCATCGCCAGCTGGACGGCCGCGGCCACCAGCTACAGCGTGCACGGCTTTCCCATGCTGCCGTTCTACATCTACTACTCGATGTTCGGCTTCCAGCGCGTGGGCGACGCGATCTGGGCGGCGGCCGACCAGCGGGCGCGCGGCTTCCTGCTGGGCGCGACCTCGGGCCGCACCACGCTGGGCGGCGAGGGCCTGCAGCACCAGGACGGCAGCAGCCACCTGGTGGCGGCCACCATCCCCAACTGCAAGGCCTGGGACCCGGCCTTCGCCGGCGAGATGGCGGTGATCGTCGACCACGGCATGCACGAGATGCTGGTGGAGCAGCAGGACGTCTTCCACTACATCACGCTGATGAACGAGAACTACGCCCAGCCGGACCTGCCGGAAGGAGCGCAAGAAGGCATCATCCGCGGCTGCTACCGGTTCGCCGGCTACCCGCCCGCGGCTCCCGGCGCGCCGGCCGGAGACACGGTGACGCTGCTCGGCTCGGGCGCCATCCTCACCGAGGTGATCCGCGCGGCGCAGCAGCTGGCCGCCGAAGGCATCGCCTGCGAGGTCTACAGCGTGACCAGCTGGAGCGAGCTGGCGCGCGACGGCATCGCCTGCGAGCAGCGCGCGCTGCGCGGCGAGGCCCACACCGAGCCCTACCTGCGCGGCCTGCTGGCGGCAGGGCGCGGGCCCATCGTGGCCGCCACCGACTACGTGCGCGCCGTGCCCGAGCAGGTGCGCGCCTTCCTGCCGGAGGGCCGCCGCTACCTCACCCTGGGCACCGACGGCTTCGGGCGCAGCGACACCCGGGCAGCGCTGCGGGCGTTCTTCGGGGTGGATGCGGCCCACATCGCGCGGGCGGCGCGGCACGCGCTGGGACGCTAG